A single genomic interval of Candidatus Coatesbacteria bacterium harbors:
- a CDS encoding TSUP family transporter — MENFWLYIAVGFVAQFINTSLGMAFGVTSNAFLLSLGLPPDVASASVHLAKAGTGIASAASHLYHGNVNKQLVYRLVFTGMAGGVLGAMLLTSFPAETLKPLVGLYLLIMGGRILVKAWRYKEESEREPLPRPLLPLLGAFGGFFDALGGGGWGPIVTTSLLSDGHEPRYVVGSVNTAECFVALAQAVTFLLLIGIDYWEIIVGMLIGGVAAAPLAAWLTKKLKARPLMFIVGGLVVLMSLRTIWLSLESLLA, encoded by the coding sequence ATGGAGAATTTCTGGCTCTACATCGCGGTGGGCTTTGTCGCCCAGTTCATCAACACCAGCCTGGGGATGGCCTTCGGGGTAACCTCGAACGCCTTCCTGCTGTCGCTCGGCCTGCCCCCGGACGTAGCCAGCGCCAGCGTCCACCTGGCCAAAGCCGGCACCGGCATCGCCTCGGCGGCCAGCCATCTCTACCACGGCAACGTCAATAAACAGCTCGTCTACCGTCTGGTCTTCACCGGGATGGCCGGCGGCGTCCTGGGCGCCATGTTGCTGACCTCCTTCCCCGCCGAGACGCTGAAGCCCCTGGTGGGACTCTACCTGTTGATCATGGGCGGGCGCATCCTCGTCAAGGCCTGGCGCTACAAGGAAGAGAGTGAGCGGGAGCCGCTGCCCCGACCCCTGCTGCCCCTGCTGGGCGCCTTCGGCGGCTTCTTCGACGCCCTCGGCGGCGGCGGTTGGGGACCCATCGTCACCACCAGCCTGCTCTCCGACGGCCACGAGCCCCGCTACGTCGTCGGCTCCGTCAACACCGCCGAATGCTTCGTCGCCCTGGCCCAGGCGGTCACCTTCCTGCTGCTGATCGGAATCGACTACTGGGAGATCATCGTCGGCATGCTGATCGGCGGGGTGGCGGCGGCCCCGCTGGCCGCCTGGTTGACCAAAAAGCTCAAGGCCCGGCCGCTGATGTTCATCGTCGGCGGTCTGGTTGTCCTGATGAGCCTGCGAACCATCTGGTTGTCCCTTGAGAGCTTGCTCGCCTGA